The DNA segment GAAATAGAGTTCTAACGCAAAGGAGAGAGTTGCTATGAGTACCAGATCAATCGAGGCGTGGATAGCGGAAGGTCCCGGCCAAAAATTCGCTCGCGGGTCTGTCGACTTAGGGTCGCTAAGTGCCGAGGAGGTGGAGGTCGAAGTAGAGCACTGTGGAATTTGCCACTCTGACCTATCGATGTTGAACAACGAGTGGGGAATGACACAGTATCCTGCCGTTCTAGGGCATGAGATTGTTGGCCGTGTGGTTGAAGCGGGCCCCGCGGTTAAAGGCTTGAGTGTTGGTCAACGCGTGGGGATTGGGTGGTCGGCCGATAGCTGTATGCATTGCCGGCAGTGTTTGTCGGGTCACCAGCATCTATGCGCCGAGGTAACAGGCACCATCGTAGGGCACCGGGGAGGATTTGCCAGCCACGTGCGGGCTCATTGGGCATGGACGATTCCCCTGCCTGACGGTCTGATTGTGGAAGACGCGGGCCCTCTTTTCTGCGGTGGAATCACCGTGTTCAATCCGCTGGCGATGTACGCCAGGTCGACCCATCGTGTCGGAATCGTGGGAATCGGTGGACTGGGGCATATGGCCATCAAATTTGCGGCGGCATCGGGTTGCGAGGTCATGGCCTTTACTTCCAGCGAACGAAAGTTCGACGAAGCACGGCAACTGGGGGCCCATCAGGTCGTTTCTAGCCGTGACTCGTCGGAAATCCAAAAGCTAAGTGGCCAGCTTGATATGCTTCTCATCACGGTTGCCGTTCCGTTGGACTGGGACGCGTTGATTAGCACCTTGGCTCCTAATGGGCGAATGCATGTTGTCGGAGCCGTTCTCGAGCCAATTCCCGTTCAGGCGTTTTCGCTCATTATGGCACAACGGTCGATATCCGGATCGCCTACCGGTTCGCCTACGGACATTGCCACGATGCTCGATTTTGCCGCGCGACACCGAATCGCACCAACCACCGAACATTTCGCGATGAACCAGATCAACGAGGCATTCGACCGACTTGCTTCCGGAAAAGCGCATTACCGAATTGTCCTGGATGCAAAATAACGGCGACATGTCGAAAAAGCATTGTTTGACCAAGGTGGCGGGCCAAATCGTTAGCCCGCCACCCAGGACTAATTTGTTTCCTGTTGGGAAAGTTTCTTGTCCAGTCATGTGGGGGGCGGTGAATCAACGGTCTTCGTTTTCGACATGGATTGTCATGTGGATACCAAGCTCCTTCAGTTTCGTGCGAAGCGTCTGTCGAGCAACTCCCAGGAGTTTGGCCGCTTTGTGCTGACTGCCGCCGGTATGCTCAAGAACTCGTTTTAGAAGAAAGCGATCGATGTGCGAATGCACCGTCGCATAGACATCCGTAGACTTTGAGTTGATCAACTCCTCCACCAGAGATTCCAGCTCTGGATTCAAGGCCGTGGCAGGTGGCGAGGGGCTTTCCATGCGATTGCTCGTCAATTCGGGCAAAAAAATGGGTAGCAGGATATCACCACTAGCCGCGAGAAGGGCTTGCTTCAGGACGTTCTGCAACTCGCGAATATTTCCTGGCCAGGAATATGCCTTTAGTTGACTGAGCGTATCTGGAGCAACTGACTGGACGCTACGTCCCAATTCTTGACTGAATTTACGCAGACAATGCTGGACCAGCATATTGAGATCGTCCCCTCGATCGCGGAGCGCTGGCAAATGGAGGGAGAACACGCCAAGTCGATAGTAAAGATCGGGGCGGAATTTCCCCTCGTCGGACCAGACTTTCAAATCGCGATGGGTTGCGGCGATCAATCGAACGTCGGTTTGGATGGACTCGTTTCCCCCTACGCGTTCAAAAGTCTGTTCTTGCATGACTCGGAGTAGTTTGGCCTGCAGGGGCAAGGGCATGTCGCCGATCTCATCGAGAAACAAAGTTCCTCCATTGCACTGTTCAAATTTGCCAATTCTACGTCGATCGGCCCCAGTAAATGCGCCCTTCTCGTGGCCGAAAAGCTCGCTTTCCAACAGATGCTCCGGAATCGCAGCACAGTTGAGCGCTAAGAACGCAGCGTTGGCTCGATTGCCGTGTTGGTAGATGGCCCTCGCCACCAGTTCCTTGCCTGTGCCGCTTTCACCCGTAATCAAAACCGGGACATCCTGAACCGATACCCGTCCAATTGCCTTGTAAACATCCAGCATTGCCTGACAATTACCGATAATTGCCCCCTCCATGGCATCTTCAGGCATGTTCTCGACAACGACGGTAGGTTCTCGCATCCGTCGAGAAACTTCAAACGCTTCATGGACGACTCGCTCCAACTGACGTAGCTCGACAGGCTTGAAGAGATAGTCGTAGGCGCCCTGTTTCATGGCCTCGATCGCTGTGTCGGCACCTTTTGCCGTGGTAATAAAAACTACCGGAATTCGGGCGTCGATTTGACGGATGCTTTGATACACATCCAGGCCAGAACCGTCAGGCAATCGCAAATCGAGTAACACCACGCTGGGTAGTTGCTCCTGAACAATGTGAATGCCTTCCGAGCCAGTCTCAGCGGATAGGATATCTGTGGCTGTTCCCTTTAAGACGGCCCTCACTTGCTGCAGAATCAGGTCAGGATCATCATCAATGATCAGGATGGATGCCATCACATTTCCAGTCTGATAGGATTTCTAAGTGGCAGGGTGCATTGGCCCCCGCCGTATTTACTATTTCTAGCGAAGGCCACTTCCTAGCGGCAAGCCGTGATTGATTTTATTTGATCCGGCACGCAACTCGCATTCCATTCCAAATAATTCACGGCGGTATCGTGCCGTGGTCAAAACGGGACATGGGAGCGTTGAGAATGCGACAGCGGCCTGAAGGCATCTTTATGAGATTTCAACATCTTCGCTCACACTTTCTTGTGGCCGGCGGCCTGCTATTGGCGGCCATTGGCAGTTGCGGAGCCTGGAGCATCGTGACGATTCAGCGGATGGGGGCACGTATGGGCGATACGCTCAATACCCATCAGCAAGCAATCGACATCGCGGTCGATATGATCACCTTGCTGGAGGAAGAGGATGAAGCAATTCTGATGGCCATAGGTGGCAAGCCCACTGACGCTCAAGAGAAGCTCGGCTTGGAGCGGCAGCGATTCGACAGCGCTTACCAGAGATTAAGACCACTTCTGGAAAGCGATGCCGATAGAAATACCTATGGCAAGGTTCAACGTAGCGTCGCCCAGTTCCGAACTGTAAGCGACAGATTGTTGAGCGAGATGAATACTCCTGATGCGTTGGATACATACGTCAACACCATTCATCCCGCAATGGCGTTAGCCAAGGAAGATTGCCGCTACTTTCGAGAGGTTAACGTTAACGCGATGCAGCATGAGGGAATCGAAGCTCGGCGCGATGCCAGCCAAAATGGATTGGCGATCTTCTGTGTGACGGTGACTGCCTTGTTGGTATCATCTGGCGTATTGTGGCGACTGACGCATCGCATTTTGCGCCCAATGAATGCTTTGGGCTCAGCTGTCGAGGCGATCGGTAAGGGAGACTTGGAACACCGGGTCGAAGTATTCGAGTCCGATGAGCTCGGAAGACTGGCCGAAGGTTTCAATCGGATGGCCGACAGAATCGCTGATTTCCGTCGAGAACTAGAGCAACAATTCCGCCAGATGGCCGAGAACATCCGGGAAATCTTTTGGATTGTCGATCTAAATCAATCGAAGCTGGTGTACGTCAGTCCCGGTTATGAGGAAGTGTGGGGACGTAGTTGTGAGAGCTTCTACCAAGCTCCGGAAGAACAGATTGAATACGTCATTCCAGAAGATCGAGAGGTAGTCCAACAAAATCTCGAAGATCTGAGGCAAGGAAGCTTTCGGGTGGCGGAGTTTCGCATTGTACGACCAGACGGAGCAATACGCTGGATTCGCCGACGTTCGTTTCCTTTGACTAGTGACACTGGCATTGGACATCGAGTTGCCGGACTGTCTGAGGACATTACGAGCCGCAGGCTCGCCGAAAATCAGCTGAAGGAAAGTGAAGAACGTTTCCGCGGAACGTTTGAAAACGCCGCTGTTGGAATGGCGCATGGTCACATCCATGGCCAGTTTCTGCGTGTGAATCAAAAGCTATGCGACATAATGGGCTACGGACGGGACGACGTTCTGAAACGCACCTTCGTGGATCTAACCCATCCGGATGACGCAACGGATTCTAAGGCCAAGTTTGATGCATTAGTGCGTGGAATGATCGATAGTTACTCGGAAGAGAAACGCTTGGTTCGCCAAGATGGTTCTTTTGTCTGGGTGCATGTGTTTGTTTCTCTTCAACGCGATCCCAACCAACAGCCACTGCACACCATTCACGTTATCGAGGACATTTCCGAGCGAAAACGCTTGGAGGAACAAATTCGGCAAGCAAAGGAGATCGCCGAAGAGGCAAACCTCGCGAAAGACGAGTTTCTCGCCAATGTTAGCCACGAGATTCGCACGCCCATGAATGCGATCCTGGGGATGACAGAGCTGGTCCTAGATACGGAACTCCGCGACGATCAACGCCAATGCCTCAAGACAGTAAAGTCTGCCGGGGACAACCTTCTGAGGATCATTAACGACTTGCTGGATTTCTCTAAAATCGAGGCCGGCAAGATGGTGTTGGAGGAATCGCCGTTCTCCCTGCGAGCGATTATCGGCGAAACACTGCGGGCACTCGCTGCCCGTGCGCATCAGAAGAGTCTGGAATTGATATGTGAGATTCACCCTCAGACTCCGGATGGTTTACTCGGTGACGCCGGCAGGCTCCGTCAGGTGCTGTTGAACGTGATCGGCAATGCGATCAAGTTTACTCAGGCAGGCGAAGTTATGGTCGAGGTCGAAGCCCAGTTACTTGAAGAGTCACGACAATCGCGAGTAACATTCGCGATCACCGATACTGGTATTGGAATTCCCATACATATGCAGCGTCGCATCTTCGAGGCCTTTGAGCAGGAAGACACGTCAACGACACGGAAGTATGGAGGGACTGGTCTAGGTCTATCGATTGCGGCTCGCCTTGTCGAACTGATGGGTGGTGAGATTGAGGTTGATAGCGAACCCGGAAAGGGAAGCACTTTCAAATTCACGGCAACTTTTGAGATTCAGGCCGGCAACGATAATGCTCAAGGGACGACGCTACCTTCCGATGTTTCTGGAATGCGAGTACTAGTTGTCGATGACAATGCGACCAATCGCCGGATCTTAGAAGGAACGCTTCGGCGATGGAACATGCGGCCGGACTGCGTACCTGACGCAGGTATTGCTACAGAGGTTCTTTGGAACGCTGTCAACGAGAACCGGCCTTACGAATTGATCCTGCTCGATTCGCGTATGCCTGAGACCGACGGTCTTACTCTGGCGTCGAGAATTCGCGAATGGCAACCAATGGCTTCTCTTCCCATAGTGATGCTGACATCCGGTGAACGCCCCGGCGATGTGATTCGTTTGCGCGAACTTAAAATCAACGCCAGGTTACTTAAACCGGTGCAGCAAGAAGAATTGCTCGACGTCATCCTCCGACTGACAAAGCAAGCCGAAGCGGAAGAATTACCGACCACGGTGCTCGACATGGAAATGAAATCAACATCGCCGTATCCGCAAATCGAGCGACATTTCAACATTCTGGTGGCCGAGGATAATGAATTCAACGCAGCGATGGTGGAGCGGCTACTCAAAACAAATGGCTATCAAGTTCGGATTGCGACAACCGGTCGAGAGGCATTGGACATGGCGGTACGTGGTGGCTTTGACTTGATGCTCTTGGATATCCACATGCCTGAGCTTGACGGGTTTCAGGTTGTCCGAAAACTTCGGCAAATCGAGCAGGATTCGGACACTCATCTTCCTGTCATCGCGCTGACGGCAAGGTCACGGGCAGAGGATCGGGATAAATGTATGCAATCGGGAATGAATGAATACATCTCGAAGCCGATCGATAGGAATCATCTTTTGCAAACGATCGAACGACTAGTCACCCTTTCCTCAGATCAGCAGGAGCCTCTTGTCACAGTTCGAACGCTGATCGGCGCTTGTGGCGGTGATG comes from the Bremerella alba genome and includes:
- a CDS encoding sigma-54-dependent transcriptional regulator, encoding MASILIIDDDPDLILQQVRAVLKGTATDILSAETGSEGIHIVQEQLPSVVLLDLRLPDGSGLDVYQSIRQIDARIPVVFITTAKGADTAIEAMKQGAYDYLFKPVELRQLERVVHEAFEVSRRMREPTVVVENMPEDAMEGAIIGNCQAMLDVYKAIGRVSVQDVPVLITGESGTGKELVARAIYQHGNRANAAFLALNCAAIPEHLLESELFGHEKGAFTGADRRRIGKFEQCNGGTLFLDEIGDMPLPLQAKLLRVMQEQTFERVGGNESIQTDVRLIAATHRDLKVWSDEGKFRPDLYYRLGVFSLHLPALRDRGDDLNMLVQHCLRKFSQELGRSVQSVAPDTLSQLKAYSWPGNIRELQNVLKQALLAASGDILLPIFLPELTSNRMESPSPPATALNPELESLVEELINSKSTDVYATVHSHIDRFLLKRVLEHTGGSQHKAAKLLGVARQTLRTKLKELGIHMTIHVENEDR
- a CDS encoding response regulator, with product MRFQHLRSHFLVAGGLLLAAIGSCGAWSIVTIQRMGARMGDTLNTHQQAIDIAVDMITLLEEEDEAILMAIGGKPTDAQEKLGLERQRFDSAYQRLRPLLESDADRNTYGKVQRSVAQFRTVSDRLLSEMNTPDALDTYVNTIHPAMALAKEDCRYFREVNVNAMQHEGIEARRDASQNGLAIFCVTVTALLVSSGVLWRLTHRILRPMNALGSAVEAIGKGDLEHRVEVFESDELGRLAEGFNRMADRIADFRRELEQQFRQMAENIREIFWIVDLNQSKLVYVSPGYEEVWGRSCESFYQAPEEQIEYVIPEDREVVQQNLEDLRQGSFRVAEFRIVRPDGAIRWIRRRSFPLTSDTGIGHRVAGLSEDITSRRLAENQLKESEERFRGTFENAAVGMAHGHIHGQFLRVNQKLCDIMGYGRDDVLKRTFVDLTHPDDATDSKAKFDALVRGMIDSYSEEKRLVRQDGSFVWVHVFVSLQRDPNQQPLHTIHVIEDISERKRLEEQIRQAKEIAEEANLAKDEFLANVSHEIRTPMNAILGMTELVLDTELRDDQRQCLKTVKSAGDNLLRIINDLLDFSKIEAGKMVLEESPFSLRAIIGETLRALAARAHQKSLELICEIHPQTPDGLLGDAGRLRQVLLNVIGNAIKFTQAGEVMVEVEAQLLEESRQSRVTFAITDTGIGIPIHMQRRIFEAFEQEDTSTTRKYGGTGLGLSIAARLVELMGGEIEVDSEPGKGSTFKFTATFEIQAGNDNAQGTTLPSDVSGMRVLVVDDNATNRRILEGTLRRWNMRPDCVPDAGIATEVLWNAVNENRPYELILLDSRMPETDGLTLASRIREWQPMASLPIVMLTSGERPGDVIRLRELKINARLLKPVQQEELLDVILRLTKQAEAEELPTTVLDMEMKSTSPYPQIERHFNILVAEDNEFNAAMVERLLKTNGYQVRIATTGREALDMAVRGGFDLMLLDIHMPELDGFQVVRKLRQIEQDSDTHLPVIALTARSRAEDRDKCMQSGMNEYISKPIDRNHLLQTIERLVTLSSDQQEPLVTVRTLIGACGGDELLFQQMKETLQANLPIRLEQLKTVIAMENLSNLREEAHKLAGMLSVFSDVAGNLATQVEDEAEAGQRTSAKESSMRLIELCDNLLRQVEPLTLDQLNRML
- the ahr gene encoding NADPH-dependent aldehyde reductase Ahr yields the protein MSTRSIEAWIAEGPGQKFARGSVDLGSLSAEEVEVEVEHCGICHSDLSMLNNEWGMTQYPAVLGHEIVGRVVEAGPAVKGLSVGQRVGIGWSADSCMHCRQCLSGHQHLCAEVTGTIVGHRGGFASHVRAHWAWTIPLPDGLIVEDAGPLFCGGITVFNPLAMYARSTHRVGIVGIGGLGHMAIKFAAASGCEVMAFTSSERKFDEARQLGAHQVVSSRDSSEIQKLSGQLDMLLITVAVPLDWDALISTLAPNGRMHVVGAVLEPIPVQAFSLIMAQRSISGSPTGSPTDIATMLDFAARHRIAPTTEHFAMNQINEAFDRLASGKAHYRIVLDAK